GTCGGTATCTACCACTGTGCGTCGTCGCGAGAGACAGCAagcgccgcagcagcagctggcggTGGCTCTTCCGgtggcagccacagcagccactaACCGTGGATGTATGAACTTCTTATAATACGCCGCTACACCTGCAGCCACCGCgctctgctgctgtctgttgcGGCAGCCACCGATCAGCCGCTGTTTGTATTGTGCTGGGAATAGTGTCAAGCCTGAAGGGACTGGACTAGTTTCAGGAAGTGACGTAGTGTAACCTTAGTTACTGTACACATGATAGTTTTGCGGTATTTGTATTGCTCAAGTTTACCATAGTAATTTGTTTGGCTTATTGAGCTGTTAAGTATACAGGGATACATTATATATTCCAACAACTCCACAGCATCATTATGGCAAATGTACaaatatgtttactgtaaaattGAGTGAATTTACCGGTTTTCTTTAGGGGGGACCATTATGAGTGTTACAGTAGTTTGACGTGTGCGCAAATGGAGATGGATGAGTGGGTCTTTCACAGATCCTTCATCTCAGAATCCAAGGTTTGCTGAATAAAAACTCAATTTAGTAACATGAGAATTTTTCATTCTATAAATGAATAGATAGCAGAatagaaaaatcatttttgaaatatatttattttcaaaataactattaaatatttacaaaatcacTTCCTGTGAACTATTGAAAGTGTGCAAAATTAGCCTCTTTTCATCTTGAACAAATCGAATCCCATTTGCTTCATAAAGTCGACATCAACGTGAAGGCCTAGATCAAAcacaattttaaattattacagCGTTAAACAAAACACGTTAGATTAGTTCTCATTTCGGTTACTGAACAATCTCAAGCCATAACGTCTTGTATCAGACATGATCCTTAAGAACAACAGTGCAGTGTACCACATTTAGATAATACACAATACTTTATTTTCCAAGCTCTGACTAAAGAAATGTAAAGATAAACACACCGACCCTAAACAGAACAGTAAAACCTCTTCTGACCAATAACCTTAGCAGAAGGCCCAGATTGTGTGCGATGATTTGAACCATCATAGATGAGTCTACGAAGTACATTGAGCTTCTTTGATGACGTCCATGGTCTTTCTCCAAGCATCTATTGACAGCTGATTATTAGTCAAGCTTCAGAGTTCAACATTGCAAACCAGTAAAGACTGAGCCGACCGATGTTGTGAGCAGAGGAATGCACAAACATCACAGATCAGTCTTCTCATTTATGTTAAGCACTGTGCTGGAGGGCACACTGGAGTTGGACGTTCCCAGACTGAAGGAAGCTGGTGTTTCTGTGTACACCGACTCTAGCAGCTCCTCTGAGGCAAGTGAGGTGGAGGCTGAACCGAGGCCTGGGGGTAAGGCTTGGGCAGGATTCGGTTGCGGGAGTGCGGCCAAGGCCGACTGGGAGGCCTGTGCATTCGCTTGCTGGATCTGAGAaagtctctccatctctgcgtTTTTGCGGCCTCTCCTCTTACCAAGTACCTTGACGTAGTTGGCTGGGACGAGCCCTGTGGTCTGACCATCCACGCTGGCCAGCAGCCAGCCACGCACCCTGGGCTGTTGCTCTACACacgagagagaagaaaaggtcTGAGCTCAGCAACATGTAGGACATTTTGTTCACTCAAAGTTaacaagagagacagagaggctaATGAAATCATGGTATCAAGTAATTTTATGTCATGTTATTGATGTACACTTTTAGTTGTTTGCTATggtctttttaaatttctaaatCAACTCAGAAACTGTCAATGGATAAAATAAAGaccaaataataaatcacacaaTGATCCAATACTGCTGTAGAACGTTTTCTCTGATTTGTAACATTGAACATAAAGACTGAGTGCACACAGAAACATTAAACTATTTTCCTAGGAAGGGAAAATGATGGCCGCCAGTCATCAAGGAGCTCTCACCTTTAGGGGCGAGGTTGAGCATATCTCCCGCCCGCAGagaaatctcctcctcagaTGCAGCTGAGAAGTCATACTCCGCTCTGGCCACTACATGGTCGTCCTCACCACTGGCCCAGTTGGTAGctaaataaaaaggaacacaAAACATCTTTACTTGTTATGGTTGGGAGTAAAATACTGGCTACATATATACCAACACAATGATGTTCAATTCCTTCCCTGGTATAGAACAtctttgaagacatttttatttcaatcaaaCACTTTAAACATGCTTTTCTCCAATGTACATAATCTCACATGTACTGCAAGTCTCACCACTATCTTCGGAGCGAGGTATAGAGCTCAGCAGTCTCCAGATGAGGTAGGGTCCACCCAAGACCACAGCAAAAAACAGCAAGATTGGCCAAGATTTGACAGTTTGATCCTCCATTCCTGTTCCAAACCCAGTGGACGCACTTGTAGCGAGGGCATCAGTGGCACTGTCCGCCCATAAGTCCTCGACTTCGGCATCCGACCTCCGCCCCAGCAACCTCTGCAGCCGTCGGTAGAGGTAACGCAAGGTGCGCACCAGAGCAAAGGCGGACAGCACTCGGGTGAGGTGTGCACGCAGCCGTGTTAGGTGGTTGGCTACATCCAGCACGGCGCGGAAACTGTTATACACGGCAGAGAAGGTGGCGTCCAACATCATGCTGACGGAGGCGAAGGCCTGGACGATGCTTTCAATTGACTGGAAGGCTCCGCGGCTGCTCTCCTCCGCGTGCTGCACAAACCTGCTGGGGGCGACGTCTTCGTGTTGAGAGAAGCGGCTGTACCCTCCCATGCCatagccgccgccgccgccaccataGGCGTTGTAGGGGCTGTATCCACTGTACATGGAGCTCCCATAGGGGCTGTAAGAAGAGTTGAAAGAGCTGTAGGCCGGACGGTAGGACTGCTGGACGGGACGAGGGGGCGGCGGGGGCACCATCCTCGTAAGGACAGGGGGGCCGACGGACGTGGACGGGCCTGGAGCCGGGACAAAGTCTACAGACCTATTGGATGGAAAAGCCAAGATAAGGCAGAGGATGAAAACATTGTTGGTGACAGCTTCttaacgcgcacacacagacacacacacacacactggtcaaTGATTACCAGGAAGATCAAAACAACCCTTTAGATTTACTCGACTGATGGAAGGTCGCAAAGAGAGATtttcaataattcaaataatCAGTTATTGGTATGAAACCGATTGTACGTTCGAGCAGTAAAGTGTTCTGTTGAATCCTGTGCGTCACAGTACAAAGACAAGGTAGTTACACCGAATCCCTATTGCatatcatatttaaaataatacaaaatgatCACTTACAATAGTTACAGGCGGAATTAAAATGTTGAAGTGTGACGAGAAACGTTTAGTTCCCCAGAGGGGTCATGACAGGGCCTCGTTGGGCCTAGCTCAGAAGTTAGCCACTTGAACAACTGGgagtcattttaaaaaggtAAGTTAACTGACAAAAGGAGAAGGCGATTGGTAAATTAACAATAAACCCAACTGGTTAGCTGCTGGACAGAAAGTTGTGATGGCTGCCACACTGTGGaggttttctcttttgtttttggttttatcgTGCAACAACTTTggtgctagctagctagcttagcaGCGAGAGCGAACCAGCTGTGGCGAGTAAACACTGACAAGATGTCAAGACGGCGAGCTAGCAGACGTTTACCTGTAGTTCACAGGTGCAGTCAGAGCCCCCGGGATCCGTCTCTCCCACGGCTTCGGCGGAGGTTGTGAATCCATCGCGAAATATTTGCCCACAAACGTCTGGAAAACACTGTGGAGCCCGCTGTCCCCCACCGACTGttcctcctgctgccttcacgtgcccCTCGTGATTTCCTACTTCGGATACCGCAACTGATGAATGACGTGTGAATAATTATTACGTTAGACGATATTCGATTTATTTTGACAGCCATCATTTTGTCTGTTAGATGTGAGCAAGGTTAACGCAATATTTATCTTCAAACAGTGTTCCAATCGAATTCCCACAATGTTATGAAATGTTCCCCGACAACCCCTAAAGGCACCAACTGTTACTCTCAGTCGTCTGCAGACCGGAATTACAGACAGAAATCAGATTTTGTTCACGTGACTTTATCTATCTAAAGACAGCACAGCCACTAATTTGCTCATTTATAaattgttgtatattttgtcCACTGTTTAAAAACTACATCCCAAAATCCATTAAGTTTTTCCACACTCGATTGATATAGCCTGGGCCGTTAAATAAACTGTAGTTCCCCcctttgtccagcagagggtAATGTAACTCAACTCGACAATCCTGCACCTACGTCctacaataatacaaatataggGGAATTTCCCTCCCCTGTAATacactgaggggaaaaaagaacacaaagttCCATGGGCATAATAAGGCTATAAAGAATTTATCCTATGTGGATCAATAAAACTTATCTTAAACATTAACACTGTTAGGAGGTTTGGACTTTATGATGTACGTGTCCAACCTGCACTAGGTAGCTCAGGAATGCAAGCTGAATGAACAGACTGTTATCAAGTAAACTTGAAAGTCTAACAAGTCATAAATTCAGTTCAGTCATTTCCCATGATCGAGCCACTGACAGCAAATTGAGAGTTTGCCTGCTAAACAGAAGGCTTATGGGCCTTAAATCTAAAATCTACACACTGAGCATTCACCCTCCATCCCGCATCAGTCTTATTTCATCAGTTATGTGGCAGCCCTAGGATTTGACTTGGATTCCATGTGATGATGGATTCCCCTTTTGGACTTTCACCAGCACTCAGAATCCAGGcaagttcagttcagtttaccCTGTAGTCAGGTCTGTGAGGGGGCAGCTTGTGACGGTGCTGCAGTGAGCGTGGGGAAAGCTGCTCATGAGCGCAAGCAGTGAATGCAAAGGCGTGTACTGTGGTTTTAGGAGAGAGCCCTGtgatgtcctgtgtgtgtgtctgtgtgtgtgtgtgtgtgtgagagagttgtCACAATAGATTCTCTGGGGGTAAGACAATAGCCCAGGTGCCTGTGTGATGCTGCAGTGTAGGTGTGCGTGTCAGGCTGTTTGCGACATCCCGGGGCAAAAGGCGAGAATCCAAAGTGTTGGCCTGTGATGTCGGCGTGCGTGGGAAGATGCTGAGCTGATTATCCTCGCGGTATTGTGGGTTTGTTGTGCTATGCACATGTAACCTTTTCCACCGTGATGACATGAGAAGgtcaaacacaataaaaggaTTATTACATTGAGGCAAATCTATAAATACAAGCTTCAGAAATACATTACAAAGGTCAAAATGGAATTACCAAGATAGAAAGAAGTGTTCCTAACTTTCCTCAAATCTTTGCAATTCCtcgcaaaaatatttttgtttttatccatgTCTTCAAGACTGTAAAAATCTTTTCAAAGTAAATCTGGAGCATTACCTTTTGGCTGAACTGCTCACATTCAGCCGGGAGACACGTTAGCATAAAGGTTATGAACAGGGAGAAATGGGTAGCTGGCTCTgtcaaaagatttaaaaaagaatcctgtcttatagtgtgtttgtttaatccacacacaaataattaAGTGGTGCCAATGTTGTTATCTGACTTAACTAGAAAGCCGATACATTTTCCCAGAATCTCGAACTATTGATTTTATTAGAACAAAGGGAATTAACttacaatgaaaaaacaacCGCAGACCAAAAGTATGTTGAAGTGTATGGACATACTCTTATGGCAATGTAGCATTTGTTTAAGTCAAGACGTGAAAATGTGTGGAAATTGAAGAATGAAGTCAAACAAGCTCCTCAGGCAGAAGATGCAGCAGAAGAAACACCGTCCTGGGACCATTGCACCTTTGCAGTAATCTCTGTCAAATCTGGTCTATTATCTATTTCACagagattgaaattgaaaagaaaaaaaagaaaagccgcGCCAGCCACAAAATTCCACAGACTTTTCCACAAACGTCTGTTCTCGCTCTGAAATTCCAGTGTTTGcaaatatatactgtgtattttttctgGCCAGTACGCAGGGTTTGCCTAAAAGTGATGTGGGTACTTTACACAAACACTTGTTCCCCCTTGTGTTCTTTTTTGTGCTGCGTTTGAGTGTTGCATAAAATATACACGGCGGAGGGGAAGATGAAGGCTAACACAAAAGTGGAACTGtcgagggagagaaaacattgGTGGAACGTACAGAAGCcagcttttttatttgtattcaacGCCAACAGCATGTGCACCACAGTATGTTGACATGGTTGTGTGGCCGCTTTGAAGGTCGcggaaagtggaaaaaaaaaacggaaagtgaaaaaggaaaaagtgtgaAGGCTACATTGCCAACTAATGCACATCCagtaaataattcataaaaccTTCAAGTTAAACCTTTTAGGATTAATATGTTAGGATGAACTCAGATATAATTCTAACAATAATTTAAAGGACATCTAGGCTGGGCTAGTTAGCTTTGGCATGACATGTTTGACTGCTCGCTCTTTGCTTTACCTCCATTTTGTTCCTCTTTAATTTGCACATATTTTACATGTCCTTTTCCACTGCATGATAGTATTctacataaaaaaactgaagtcAAAAATTGAAAAGAACAGTACGCCAGTGTTGAATGAATAACAGGAGCAGTTATTCCACTTATTTCCATCCACATTTGTCACGAATAAGCAGTCAAGACTTGTAGTATTTACCTATAGAATGATACTTCCAAAAGAACATTGGAGCTACACACTATGTAAACACATTGTAACACGCATGTATACACAGATCTGgtcaaacattcacagtgaGAGCTTTGTGGGATTTTCCCTGCTCTGAAACATGAGTTGAGTCTTGCACGAGGAGCCTTTTTTCTAGCTACACATACGGTACAATACCTATAATTAAAATGTACTAAAGGAAGTTTGCAAATTGCAGGATCAGGGAAATTGCACTAGGAGAATGGAAGTTATAACCGCTCTCCATATT
The sequence above is a segment of the Scophthalmus maximus strain ysfricsl-2021 chromosome 10, ASM2237912v1, whole genome shotgun sequence genome. Coding sequences within it:
- the pex13 gene encoding peroxisome biogenesis factor 13 is translated as MDSQPPPKPWERRIPGALTAPVNYRSVDFVPAPGPSTSVGPPVLTRMVPPPPPRPVQQSYRPAYSSFNSSYSPYGSSMYSGYSPYNAYGGGGGGYGMGGYSRFSQHEDVAPSRFVQHAEESSRGAFQSIESIVQAFASVSMMLDATFSAVYNSFRAVLDVANHLTRLRAHLTRVLSAFALVRTLRYLYRRLQRLLGRRSDAEVEDLWADSATDALATSASTGFGTGMEDQTVKSWPILLFFAVVLGGPYLIWRLLSSIPRSEDSATNWASGEDDHVVARAEYDFSAASEEEISLRAGDMLNLAPKEQQPRVRGWLLASVDGQTTGLVPANYVKVLGKRRGRKNAEMERLSQIQQANAQASQSALAALPQPNPAQALPPGLGSASTSLASEELLESVYTETPASFSLGTSNSSVPSSTVLNINEKTDL